A single window of uncultured Pseudodesulfovibrio sp. DNA harbors:
- a CDS encoding multidrug efflux SMR transporter, giving the protein MGYFWLAIAIVSEVTATLFLPACKGFTRVWPSLACATSYGLSFYFLSLVLNSVPVGVTYAIWSGVGIVLVGILGAYFYKQIPDVPAMIGMGLIIAGVAVMNLFSKTISH; this is encoded by the coding sequence ATGGGATATTTTTGGTTGGCTATTGCCATTGTTTCTGAAGTGACCGCAACTTTATTTCTTCCAGCGTGTAAAGGATTCACTCGGGTATGGCCGAGCCTTGCCTGCGCCACAAGTTACGGATTATCCTTTTATTTTTTAAGTTTAGTACTCAATTCAGTTCCTGTTGGTGTTACATACGCGATTTGGTCTGGTGTCGGCATTGTTCTTGTCGGTATTCTTGGAGCATATTTTTACAAGCAAATTCCTGATGTCCCAGCAATGATTGGTATGGGACTGATTATTGCCGGTGTAGCAGTTATGAATTTGTTTTCGAAGACCATAAGTCATTAG
- a CDS encoding HypC/HybG/HupF family hydrogenase formation chaperone yields MCLAIPAEILEISEGVATCKVGEGNTTVQASIMLMDEKVTIGDYIIIHAGFALRKLDPKEAQETLKILRDMVELMGGEQYQHDML; encoded by the coding sequence ATGTGCCTCGCGATACCAGCCGAAATTCTTGAAATATCTGAAGGTGTTGCCACCTGCAAAGTCGGTGAAGGCAACACCACGGTCCAGGCTTCAATCATGTTGATGGACGAGAAAGTGACCATTGGTGATTATATCATCATTCACGCCGGGTTCGCTCTGCGTAAGCTTGATCCCAAGGAGGCGCAGGAAACATTAAAAATTCTGCGTGACATGGTAGAGCTTATGGGCGGCGAACAATATCAGCACGACATGCTGTAA
- a CDS encoding HyaD/HybD family hydrogenase maturation endopeptidase, producing the protein MPKNDKQILILGVGNVLYTDEGFGVRIAEELEQKYEFSPNVTVMDGGTLGLRLMGPIMDSDYLIIVDIVLNDGKPGDVFRLLGEDLNKACAFKNSMHQTDLLDTLANCSIIGKTPDDVILYGIEPFNFKDMSAALSPELETKLPEVVDAVLKEVEKAGGTYSSRSMANPATEKIYVPRDTSRNS; encoded by the coding sequence ATGCCTAAAAATGACAAACAAATTCTCATTCTGGGCGTCGGAAATGTCCTGTACACGGATGAAGGTTTCGGCGTTCGGATTGCTGAGGAACTTGAGCAGAAGTATGAGTTTTCCCCAAATGTTACTGTTATGGACGGTGGCACCTTGGGACTGCGACTCATGGGTCCGATCATGGATTCAGACTATCTGATCATCGTTGACATCGTCCTGAATGACGGCAAGCCCGGTGATGTCTTCCGCCTACTTGGCGAAGATTTGAACAAGGCCTGTGCTTTCAAAAACTCCATGCATCAGACTGACTTGCTCGACACGTTGGCAAATTGCAGTATCATAGGGAAAACACCGGATGACGTCATCCTTTACGGCATTGAACCGTTTAACTTCAAGGACATGTCTGCTGCATTGTCCCCTGAGCTTGAAACCAAGCTCCCGGAAGTGGTCGATGCGGTTCTGAAAGAAGTAGAAAAAGCCGGTGGGACATACTCGTCCCGCTCTATGGCGAACCCTGCAACGGAGAAAATCTATGTGCCTCGCGATACCAGCCGAAATTCTTGA
- a CDS encoding class I SAM-dependent methyltransferase, with translation MYLKELQENWNTFGEEDAMWAIYSTPEKKHNQWDEKDFFETGIQPITHLSDWMDANGFPQRRMTALDFGCGVGRLTQALCTHFDCCVGVDIAPSMIKQAKQLNKHGKHCVYRLNETDDLRVFPHGSYDLVYTEHVLQHIHPQVALRYIAEFIRILRPGGLACFHCPSAAATHAYPAEGIDCSLDSSINKITMEHMSLASVPVRVTNTGTHPIGTNKTTNAPARIWHHWANKNTGEMIQMHGYTNVPPTLIEPGQSLEFKYKAASPPIPGSYQLVLTPTNYFNTQLTDSIKDLITLSVEVTPQQTKEPTDQTETSSTKRPRSESHAIPVEAVTRVVELAGGRIVDVESSQSSPGSVVKTFYYATPR, from the coding sequence GTGTATCTCAAAGAACTACAAGAAAACTGGAATACTTTCGGCGAAGAAGACGCCATGTGGGCCATTTATTCCACACCAGAAAAAAAGCATAACCAGTGGGATGAAAAAGATTTTTTCGAAACCGGCATCCAACCTATAACCCATCTTTCCGACTGGATGGACGCCAATGGATTCCCTCAACGCCGCATGACGGCCCTGGATTTCGGCTGTGGTGTTGGAAGGTTGACACAGGCTCTATGCACGCACTTCGACTGCTGTGTGGGGGTCGATATTGCTCCTTCCATGATCAAACAGGCCAAACAACTCAACAAACATGGTAAACATTGCGTATATAGGCTCAACGAGACTGACGATCTGCGGGTTTTTCCCCATGGAAGCTACGACCTTGTATACACGGAACATGTCTTACAACACATACATCCTCAGGTCGCACTTCGATACATTGCCGAATTTATCCGCATCCTACGCCCCGGAGGTCTTGCCTGTTTCCACTGCCCTAGCGCTGCAGCCACTCATGCCTATCCGGCTGAAGGCATCGACTGTTCACTCGATAGCAGTATTAACAAAATTACCATGGAGCACATGAGTCTGGCATCTGTTCCGGTTCGCGTGACCAATACAGGCACCCACCCCATCGGGACAAATAAAACAACAAATGCTCCCGCGAGAATCTGGCATCACTGGGCGAACAAAAACACCGGCGAAATGATACAAATGCACGGCTATACCAATGTCCCGCCTACGCTTATTGAACCAGGACAATCTCTTGAATTTAAATATAAAGCCGCATCTCCACCGATCCCCGGCTCCTATCAACTCGTGCTAACGCCAACAAATTACTTTAACACCCAACTCACTGATTCGATCAAGGACTTAATTACTCTTTCTGTGGAAGTAACACCTCAACAAACAAAAGAGCCCACAGATCAAACTGAAACCTCTTCTACAAAAAGGCCAAGAAGTGAAAGTCACGCTATTCCTGTCGAAGCAGTCACACGAGTCGTCGAATTGGCAGGTGGTCGTATCGTTGACGTTGAAAGTTCACAATCCTCCCCTGGATCTGTTGTAAAAACATTTTACTACGCCACTCCTCGCTAA
- the icd gene encoding NADP-dependent isocitrate dehydrogenase, with the protein MATKTVYYIEGDGIGPEVWKAGRPVLDAAVEKAYGTDKALDWQLLLAGEKAYAETGEHLPKATMDTLAKADLAMKGPLNTPVGEGFRSLNVTMRQVFDLYACIRPIKYFKGIESPVKRPDLVDMVVFRENTEDVYAGIEYQSATPEAKKLIEFLVDEFGAKIDPSAGIGIKPITPAGSKRLVKKALDYAIAEGKPSVTLVHKGNIMKYTEGGFRAWGYELADEEYTGKVIREGEEGSGVILKDRIADAMFQNALMYPEQYSVLATTNLNGDYISDALAAQVGGLGLAPGVNMGDNLAFFEPTHGTAPTIAGKDMANPGSLILSGAMMLEHIGWHEAAALIHQAVETALTDKKVTVDLATQISGATQVGCQEFGDILLKNL; encoded by the coding sequence TTGGCAACAAAAACTGTATATTACATCGAAGGGGACGGCATCGGCCCCGAAGTATGGAAAGCCGGTCGTCCGGTCCTCGACGCTGCCGTGGAAAAAGCTTACGGCACAGACAAAGCTCTCGACTGGCAACTCCTGCTGGCCGGAGAAAAAGCCTACGCCGAAACCGGTGAACACCTGCCCAAGGCCACCATGGACACGCTCGCCAAGGCCGACCTCGCCATGAAAGGCCCGCTCAACACTCCTGTTGGCGAAGGGTTCCGCAGCCTGAACGTAACTATGCGTCAGGTCTTCGACCTCTATGCCTGCATCCGGCCCATCAAATATTTCAAAGGAATTGAATCCCCAGTCAAACGGCCCGACCTTGTTGACATGGTTGTTTTCCGCGAAAACACCGAGGATGTCTACGCCGGTATTGAATACCAGTCCGCCACACCGGAAGCCAAGAAATTAATCGAGTTTCTGGTGGACGAATTCGGTGCCAAAATCGATCCTTCTGCTGGCATAGGCATCAAGCCCATCACCCCTGCCGGTTCCAAACGTCTTGTTAAAAAGGCTCTTGATTATGCTATTGCCGAGGGCAAGCCGTCTGTCACTCTCGTCCACAAAGGCAATATTATGAAATATACCGAAGGCGGCTTCCGTGCTTGGGGATATGAATTGGCTGACGAAGAGTATACAGGCAAAGTCATACGCGAAGGCGAAGAAGGTTCCGGCGTCATCCTCAAGGATCGCATTGCCGACGCCATGTTCCAAAATGCGCTCATGTACCCCGAACAGTATTCGGTTCTCGCAACCACCAACCTCAACGGCGACTACATTTCTGATGCACTCGCTGCACAGGTTGGAGGTCTCGGCCTCGCTCCCGGCGTCAATATGGGCGACAATCTGGCTTTCTTCGAGCCCACGCACGGCACGGCTCCGACCATTGCGGGCAAAGACATGGCCAACCCCGGTTCACTTATCTTGTCCGGTGCCATGATGCTTGAACACATCGGTTGGCATGAAGCGGCTGCACTCATTCACCAAGCCGTGGAAACTGCCTTGACCGACAAAAAAGTCACGGTGGACCTCGCAACGCAAATCAGCGGCGCCACTCAAGTCGGCTGTCAGGAATTCGGGGACATACTTCTGAAGAATCTCTAA
- a CDS encoding NAD-dependent deacylase, translated as MEMVKALLDGSKNVVALTGAGVSAESGVPTFRGRDGLWKNHRPEDLARADAFFQHPELVWEFYNWRRELVSECVPNPAHLALAEMERQVPNFLLITQNVDGLHAKAGSRKLMEMHGSLWQVKCTMCTHVHEDRSTLPELPECPVCGHLLRPGVVWFGEPLVPGVLKVAIDQISKADVFLSIGTSNLVQPAASFYQLAKDHGAVTVEINLEPTPNTGLMDFALHGEAGKILPELVVGMQDRGLHD; from the coding sequence ATGGAAATGGTGAAAGCATTACTTGATGGAAGCAAGAATGTGGTCGCACTGACCGGAGCGGGAGTTTCGGCAGAGAGCGGAGTGCCTACATTCCGAGGCCGTGATGGATTATGGAAGAATCACAGGCCGGAAGATCTGGCAAGGGCTGACGCCTTTTTCCAACATCCTGAACTGGTGTGGGAATTTTATAATTGGCGGCGAGAATTAGTGAGTGAGTGTGTGCCTAATCCGGCACATTTGGCCCTTGCGGAAATGGAACGACAGGTGCCGAATTTTCTTCTGATTACGCAAAATGTCGATGGATTGCATGCAAAAGCCGGAAGCCGAAAGCTTATGGAGATGCATGGGAGTTTGTGGCAGGTCAAATGCACGATGTGCACCCATGTTCATGAAGATAGATCGACGTTGCCGGAATTGCCTGAATGTCCCGTGTGCGGTCATTTGCTGAGGCCTGGTGTGGTCTGGTTTGGCGAACCGCTCGTGCCGGGAGTGCTGAAGGTCGCCATTGATCAAATCAGTAAGGCAGATGTTTTTTTGTCTATTGGTACATCAAATCTGGTGCAGCCAGCAGCATCTTTTTATCAGTTGGCCAAGGACCATGGCGCTGTGACAGTGGAGATCAATTTGGAGCCGACGCCGAATACCGGGCTGATGGATTTCGCTTTGCATGGAGAGGCGGGCAAAATACTCCCTGAGTTGGTGGTCGGAATGCAGGATCGTGGTTTGCACGATTAA
- a CDS encoding sensor domain-containing diguanylate cyclase encodes MDLQKALARIEELEEQLELQRMLADNAFEAIGVFDDSLRCVAGNKEVATVLGYSPEEVLGIHLLDCLDKKYHAIVAKNVHNNVTEPYMVYGKRKDGTTFPAEGRGRTVFFKNKRYRVASLHDITFRKTTHADLQIALHEMEIIFANTKVGLMFLKGGRYVRRVNQTMAEMFGYDSPDDMRGLDVRELHLSEKNYHEFGDIHFSSLAEGAQIHIEYRLRRKDNTAIWCSLSGQAVDTENPIDLNKGVLWVIDDISKQKAEEARLIQLATTDDLTGALSRSEFFRLGEDIMENENRKMAGNALLMIDLDHFKKVNDTYGHDAGDAVLQTFAHDCRRILRDKDLFTRLGGEEFAILLPDSDLGGAIIVAERLRRRIAASKVRTDKGDIFYTVSIGVAGTGSHTISMEELLRRADKSLYEAKHEGRNRVIFYD; translated from the coding sequence ATGGATTTGCAAAAAGCCCTGGCGCGTATAGAAGAACTCGAAGAACAGCTCGAATTACAACGAATGCTAGCGGACAATGCATTTGAAGCCATCGGCGTTTTTGACGATTCCCTGCGCTGCGTTGCGGGAAATAAAGAAGTTGCCACAGTTCTCGGGTACTCCCCGGAAGAGGTGCTGGGAATACACCTTCTGGACTGTCTGGATAAAAAATATCACGCTATTGTAGCCAAAAACGTACACAACAACGTCACTGAACCATACATGGTCTATGGCAAGCGAAAAGATGGTACGACTTTTCCGGCTGAAGGCCGTGGCAGAACAGTCTTTTTCAAAAACAAACGGTATCGTGTGGCAAGCCTTCATGACATCACCTTTCGAAAAACAACCCACGCAGATCTCCAGATAGCCTTACACGAAATGGAAATCATTTTCGCAAACACCAAAGTCGGCCTTATGTTCCTCAAGGGAGGGCGATATGTACGACGGGTCAATCAAACCATGGCTGAAATGTTCGGCTATGATTCACCCGATGACATGCGCGGACTCGATGTCCGTGAACTTCATCTTTCTGAAAAAAATTATCATGAATTTGGAGACATACACTTTTCCTCATTGGCCGAGGGGGCACAAATTCATATTGAATATCGCCTACGCAGAAAGGACAATACAGCTATATGGTGCTCGCTTTCAGGACAAGCTGTGGACACAGAAAATCCCATAGACCTCAACAAAGGAGTTCTCTGGGTCATTGATGATATCTCAAAACAAAAAGCCGAAGAAGCACGCCTGATTCAATTGGCAACAACAGATGATCTGACCGGTGCACTTTCCAGAAGTGAATTTTTTCGGCTGGGCGAAGACATCATGGAAAATGAAAACAGAAAAATGGCAGGAAATGCCCTGCTCATGATTGACCTTGATCATTTCAAAAAGGTCAACGACACATATGGTCATGATGCAGGCGATGCCGTATTGCAAACCTTTGCCCATGACTGTCGTAGAATCCTCCGAGACAAGGACCTATTCACCCGTCTTGGCGGAGAAGAATTTGCCATCCTGTTGCCTGACTCCGACCTTGGTGGTGCCATTATTGTGGCAGAACGATTGCGCAGACGTATCGCCGCATCTAAAGTAAGGACCGACAAAGGTGATATTTTTTACACCGTCAGCATTGGTGTTGCCGGAACGGGTTCACACACAATCAGTATGGAAGAACTACTCCGAAGAGCGGACAAAAGTCTGTACGAGGCTAAACATGAAGGCCGCAACAGGGTCATCTTCTATGATTAA